The Euwallacea similis isolate ESF13 chromosome 13, ESF131.1, whole genome shotgun sequence genomic interval ATTGAATAAATCCAACATTCAGAATTGGATGCGTACACAAAATCTCGCACATTCAACGAATATGCttgaaaatgaacttttagACGTTGCTCTTAGGtagacataaaatttaaaaacagtattattgcttttttaaacGTTTATATTCTAGGGGtaaactttcaaaaaaggACGTTGTTGACGATCTTGCAGAAAAACATGGGCTTACGGTCTTGAGGCTTCCACcgcattaaaaatgcaattaaaaatatgggatattgcgaaaaattactataatcAACATGTTGGTCGATGTGATAATACGAAAATCgattgttttaatttgtggCATGAAGCACTTCCAACTATAACTTCTGAAATCTGGtaaaaaacagtaataaaactattaatcaGAGGTATCAAAGGGAGCACATTCTGGATCGAGACATACTCTTACCCCTAATTATCAGGGTGAATGAAGGTAACGACAGCAGCGAAAGTGGTTTTCTGTCAGATCGTTAGacggaaattaaattaaaaatatgttattggttttttaaacttatttaaccCGTTTTAAGCAAAAAGTATTAAAGCAACTTTCACGTAACTTCGCATTACTTATTGCGTAATATTCGCATACATATCTATTACAATTAAGATTCAATTTAATCCGAGAGGCTCCAAAATTACGTCAGGTTTCAAAACATTGTGTGTTACTTTTGTGATAAAATCAGTCTGCTATCATAACAAAAGGATTATgccaattttcttattttaaatggcaaatgATTTTTCAATGATCCTTCAGCGtatcagttaaaaaaataaaaatataaataaacctCTATTTGCTTCTTTTTATTGGGCCTTCTCTACCATGTTTTGAGCTTAACAAACCTTTGAAGCTTTGAATATTGTGCCTATCTGAGGGCCCCAGGATTTTCCGATCAAAGTATATTATTAGTTAACGTGGAATATGTAAATACACgaagaaattctaaataattgaATTCTGGCAAAAGCTTCTTCGATATGGTATATCATTTTCATTCAGCCTTCAACAGATGACGCCGATTTTGAGATGAGTTTTTCCTCTAATAAACGCACCCGTGGGCGCCATCTACCGGAACGCGTCTATAATTAATACTTCCGGAAGATGTTTTTTAAGCGTCCTAAGGTGGTTTCCAAGTCATTAAAGTACATTTTCGTGGTAAGttcttgaaataataaattatttgttataaaactCCGGGCTACGTACTGTAATCTTGAAAGAAATTTCAGCATTTATTCTTCCGCCCAAAATCACCTTGGAACACCcttaagtataaaaaaatcacagttATCTGTGTCCAAAAACCCGCCTAGAAGTGTGATATCGAACTGAATCTGCATGATGTAATTCCACTGGTAAACGGACAATGCAAATGAACATTATCGACCGATAATAATTgcactttgaattttttctgcGGTCTCTAGTCCGTGTGTACCACAGCTCGAAGGTCGTAGTGCGAACTATATATAGGGGGTGTAACTCGGACTAGGGCACAGTCAAGTCCAGCTCTCTAGACACGACAAGATCTCACAATGAACGGTTTGGTAAGAAGCCTGTTTGTTTCCCTTCTatagaaaattctaaaatttcatcaatGAAATGCAGATCATCGCCCTTGCCACCCTCTCCGTCGCCTATGCCGCCCCTAGCGGTGTTGTCCTCGGACACGGATTGGGCTTGGGACTCGGTCTCGGACATGGAATCGCCCTTGCCGGACCTGTCGCTCATGGAGCCGTCATTGCCGGACCTGCCGCCCATGGTGCTACTGTTGTAGGACCCTCCACTCTTGGAGCTGCTGTCGTAGGACCTTCCACCCATGGAGCCACCATTGTTGGAGCCTCAGCTGGACACTCTGCTATTGTAGGACCCGCCGTTGGACATGGTGCCGTTATCggtaattatatattttaaatataagttCAGTTTATCTCACCATTGTCTCGACAGGCTCAGGTTTGGGATTGGGAGTTGGTCTTGGACACGGTGTAGGTCTCGCCCATGGTGTCAGCGTTGTTGGACCTCCAACTGTGCCCGCCACCATCGCTGGACCCGCTGGAGCCATCCACGCTGATGGACTCTGGGGACCCACCCTTGCTCATGGTCATGGTGGCCATTGGTAATCACCCGAACTACCATCCCGCTTTTTAAGCCCTCCGGCGAAtaatctttaaatatttttgcaagataaatttaattttctgctCAATGTATTTAAGGAACTTTTCACCAATTGGGCGTGGCTGATTTTCTGCTGTGTGACCTGTATTTACTGCCTCTTGATTTGTATACACATTGTATATTTTGTACtgtattatattaattagtgAGAGAGCAAGAGTGTTCAATAAAGAACTCTACTTTACACGTTATTTGCTTTTCAAGTGcccttttgaaaaaattataactatgGTTCATTCCGGCTAAATCATATGGTGTCGAAAAAATTaactacgccactggtttttgtaacaaaactatAGAGTctgtcttaatttttttcgatatctTCTAGAATAAATGATATATAGAGAACTCATAAAATGccgaattttttaaacaatctgTATCTATGAACTAAAATGGCAACGACTTTTCTGTACCTATGGACTTTCACTTTATGAAAATCGAGAATAGGGATCCAAAAACCACatgtttttaactttaataataactgAGGTACCTCGTAAAACCATCGAATTTGCGACACCTTGTAAATTCCTACAGGTATGTTAATCTGCACTAAgctgtttaatttaattttgtgggCTTGCTACTACTTTTCACTggttaattttccaatttttcaaatgtttttagtGTCTTTGTCTGTTTTCCTCGTTTTCTTGATTTATTCCTTCCTTAAATTCTCTTTTTGATATccaatttctcatttaaagtGTACTATTACCCAATTTTACTGtgttttttcagatttatattTACTATCTACAACATACAATTGTAGATTCTATAtccttttaaagttttttttcattctacTAATTTCCCGCTTaactacaaatttttaattaagaaaaaaatgaataataagaAGCCGATTTCTGGACGAAAAAGGGCAATAATGTCAATATGAGTAATATAGGAATTTATTTGGGGCCAcgaaaaaacctaaaatactTGAGCCcgtaacaaaatttttgataatggTATATCAGTTTCTTTGACCCCACAATAGATGgcgctaatttttttaaattgagttaTTGCCAGATGAATTAACCCCCAAGCGCCATCTACCGGAACGCGTTTTTAACTAATTCTTAcacagtttaatttttaagcgTTTTAGGTGGTTTTCTGATATATTTTCGTCGCAAATATCTCGAAATTATACTGATTCGTTATAAAATTGCGAGTTACATACATAGATTCCATATACTTTTTAGATTCTCTTTCATTCCGTCAACTGCTTCTCCACTGCACTTTTGCAAGCAACCTGCACTTGAACCCTCGAACCAGTAAAACACCCAAGACCAATTCTCCTGGAAATGCATCTATGCATCAGAAATGCCTTTCTAAACTTTATAAACTCATAACTTAAATCTGTCACGGCGTTTAATACCCTCGCCGATCCCATGCAAAGCCACAAGCCCATTCTCCACCCATGAGTACGAACCCAGAAATGCGGGCCACCCCACGATCACGTTATCAAGTCGCACATAGCGCtaagaaaaagcattttaGTACCATGCTAAATGCAGGAAAATACGTCTTGAAATAAGGTGTGGCACTACATGGTACTGAAAAAATGTAGCAAGGACTCGTAGCggtataaaatagaaattataaGGTAAAATAATATCAACGCGGTACCACTTTTCATTCCGAGATCCTGTTCGGTGCCTGTTGTCGGGGAAGACATACCATTATGCACTTCGAGGTGGTACGTACTCTAACGATTTGAAAAACTGTTGTGAATGAGTGATGGTGGTACTTGAGGCTTATGggtgtatattatttaaattgcgtGATTGTTATGTAACAATGAGAGGTGCTTTTTGTCCCAGAGTTGTAGTTCACCTTCAAATGAGGTTTATGTAactataacataaaaatattgttgtgtATAGTCAGGTTACTTGAAAAAGttgttgacatttttttcctaTAGATATTCCTTCTGCTCTTCGGCTTTAGCTACGCAGCTCCTCACGCAGGACTTCCCTTGCTGGGTCCTGGAGGCGGGGGCATTTTCAAAGGTCCCGATTCCGAGACCATCATCCGAGGTCCTGATGGAAGTGAGATCACCTCAGAGCAATTAGGAGGAGTTGTGGTCAAGGAGGATGGACTTTCCGAACAGCCCATTATTGTGGCCGAACCCGAGGTAGCTATTTATATTGCTATTCACTTAgtatatcaaaatttctcCTCAGGTCTCTGCCCTCGGACCAATAGTTGCCTCAACAGCTGCCCCAATTCTAGCCCCAGTTATAGCCTCGGTTGCACCACCACTGTCAGTCCCAATTTCCGTTCCCGTTGCCCCGCCTCTAGTTTCAGCTGCAGTCGGTATCAAACCTATCGAAATAGTGCAGCAAGATCCTCACATCATAGAAACTGAGATTATTGAGGCGCCTGACGTGGAACCTGAGCAAAGTTCGGATTTGGAGGGCCCTTCTGGCAGGATTATCACGAAAGGGTCTGCCTCAGTGATATCCGGCCCTGCCTCCACTACCATTACAGGTTTgagaatagtttttttttttttttaaattaattattgtttaatgcCTGTGAGTAGAACCTCGGAAAATCATCGTGGCTCCGCCCAAAATCGCAGTATCCCTGCATGAAACTCCATATGTTGCTTCGTTGCCATCTTTAACAGTCTCCACGTTGGCTCCTCTGCCTGCAGTAGCAGCATCTCCTACTTTAATTTCCAGCACGGAAATTCCGCTTGATTTGGGGCATTCCACTGCAGTTCCCTTGTCGGGGCTCTCTTCTACTATCGACTCAAAAAGTATCGATTTAGGTgactttttattcaattgcAAATTTCGCATTGGTGATGACATTTATTAGGGATTGGTAATGCTGCGGGAGCCCCACTGGTTGAATACAGCTCGTCTAATGGGGTTATTAGTGGAGGTATAGGCGGCCTGATTTCGTCCACTTCTGCCCCCCTGATTTCCAGCACCATTCTCCGTAAGTGCCTCCTTTTACTATTGGACATagataatacaaaaaaattagccCTTCCAGCTGCAGATCTTGTAGCCCCTGCAGCCCCCATTGCGCTGGCCCCTTCAACCAACATCCAAAGGATACCTAAAATTGTGGATTCCATTGCTGCAGATGGGAGAATAGGTAAGACATTAGTATATCTCAAAGGCAATTTTATAATCTTGCCGGACTGCGTCAGATATGGGCGATTCATTGTATCAAACCCCTGCATACAAACTACCCCATGTTTTGAGCTCGGCCCTTTCCAGATTTTACAGGAAAGCCTCCTTGAAGAACACAGATCGTGTGGTTATTGACGATAAGATGGGTAAGAAAATCTCCCATTATCGTCTATCTCTCTCTCGCCCTTCTTTAATCTGTCTGCTTCTTTCTACTGCCATTTTCAACCCTAACTACCACTGAATGACTGTCTTTGCAGGAGAACTTCTACAGAACGAAATTTCCGATCTTTCCCAAACCGAGTATCTCGGCCCGGCCTTGGCTCAGGGGGGCATCGATACTTCACAGATTAACTTGGCCCAAGTGCCCCTTTCTCAAGTGTCCAAAATAGGAGACGGGGCCTACTCCTATGAAACTGGTTTAGGCGGAGGAGTCAGATGGGACAGTCGGTATAAAAGGGACAATTTCGACCAGGCAAAGAAATAAGGGCGCAGCTATTGTTATATTGTTATGATTACTAGTCAGAGATGTTACTATTATACGCAATTTAGATTAATGTTACTAAGTTCTAATTGTGTTTATGTATTCTATtcagatatttaataaataagctCATAGATTATCGAAGTTTCTGTTGTGTTCAAccttaaaattcaaagttttacAACCTCTTTGGTGCCATGTATTTACAAACTTCTAAACCTAAcatgatttttcattaaacattgaaaatttaaaaaaattatctacaaaCATTAAGACATTTTCATGTACACCTCCAGAATGGCAACAAGGCATCGttcttttgtttgaaaatggCCATGGCAGCAATGGAGTGACTCAAGCTGTTACAATGCCACCGATGTTGCCACTGTGACATTTTTCTCTGGAGGTTTGTAGGTTGAGTTGCTGTAGatctaaaatttccaatttgggttattttttcgattaagaaataaaaagttgCCTGTTAGGTAAAGAAAACTACTAAAGGGCGTTTTCGTAGCTAACCTGGTGAATCCTAATTAGGAACCATCAGGCAATTTCTGTCAATTTTTGCCTTATTCAGGAAAGTTACCAGATTTTGGTTACCCACAGATATAAGTTAAACATTTAATCCGGGATTTCAATAGGAAGAAAAATTCTATTCGCattaaaaatcacatttattGATACACCTATACTTTTTACCTTAAATCCATACGGAAGACATAATAAAACTATTCCTGGAGCTTGCCTAAGATCGCATCAGCCGAGACCCATTATCACCCTTAACCAGCTTATCCAATCCAACCTAAAAATACATAGAATTTCCGCAACAATTCTTACAATCTGGTAGCCTCTTGAGGGCGCTTACCTCCTAAAACTTTCGAAGGTCCAGCAATAACCGGAGCTCCCCAGGGTGAGCTGATCACTGTTCCTGAAGGTCCAGCCAAAACAGcccttaaaaacaaaaaccgtttttttaacattcacCGTTCGCTACACCATGAACCTACCCTGCGGGCGCAGCTAGGGCTGGAGCGGCTAGAACTGTGGGAGTAAGAAGAGGGGCACTCACTACCCCTCCAAGGGCGGGCCCTGCAGCTACAGTACCTCCTGGAAATCACCAAATTAGCTGTAGTAACAGATATTTGAAAGGAAGATTTTACCGATGGCAGAAGCTGTTATGGCACTACCGTCTGGGCCTAAAAGGGAAGTCGCCGCTGATGGGCCTTTCAAAACGATGCCAGGAGCTGCGGACCCTATCAGGCCTAGAGGGCCTAGCCAGCTGGGCTTAGCATGAGCTTGGTAGATGGTCGATAGGGCGAATAGTACCTACAGTGGTGCAGGTTTTCATGGCGTTATCTTGGTATTTGTAGTACTTACCAAAAggtatttcattttgattgCACTGTTATAACTGAGTGAACTAATTTCAGAATTAGTAATGTCATATTAAAGCATTATCTGGTCGCTTTTATAAGAGTCCCAGAAAGACAGACGTCCTTCGGATGATTAACCCATATTCATAAATCCATCCCATGCACTGTCGCCTTACCGCAACCATTATATATGTCGCAATTTctgatacatttttatttgaatttttataaaacgatCTTAAGAATATTGTTTTCCGTGTTTTATCCTTCTGGGCACCTCCCATTAGAGCTGCGCTCGCAATTTACCTGTTAATTCGTTTAGGTATAAGATAATGGATGATGCTGTTGGTTGTGGCTTTAAGATGGTACTTAAAGGATAATAACGATGATTgagattaaatgaaaattaatggaaatggGGGAAGTGTGAGTGTAGTAGATTGTGATATAGGAACGCAGGTGAGCTACTGTAAATTTCGTAatgcaattcaaatttttaaggcGATATTACGTATGCCATTGCGCGTGGGCCTCGCCCTATCTTTCTGTGCGATtacaggaaaatttaaaaatgggtAATAGGACATGACAGCTGATACTGCCCTAGAGGCGTAACAAGAAATGTGCTTTGCATTGGTGATTTTGTATTGGCGCTCACAGAACCAGTCGATAGAGAATGTCGGAAGGATCAGACCAACAACAGAGTCGCATATGAATATTCAAGAACAAGTcttgaaaattgtaaatctgtttaatatgatttaaatgtattattacTGATATTCATTTTTGGTGTAGAAGTATATTCCTGATAGATTGGAGGGAGGAACTTTCTTGACAGATTGGCGAGAGGCATCTTCCCGACAGATTGGTGGAAGAAGTGTAGTGAAATTGAAGTATTGTTTTATAGcgtattaatggaaaaatttacgacaatttgatttcatatttactattaaattattattacagtACCACTGCATGATTATGTATTCTTATAAAGCTTactaaagaaattaattacttttagaTTTTATGGATTTGCATAGGAgataaacaacattttcatGCACCAGACAAATAGGAAACAGTAGAAAATACTCAATTTTGCCTCAGCAACTGCTTTCATTGAACGCAATTTTCTTCTCCAATCCAAAAAACTTAACTCCTCAGGATCGAACCATATTTACTGATTCTTGGAGTTGGTCAGTTTCACTACAAGCTTACTCATAGGCCTATTAGGGCggacaatttttaatcaaaaattagaaactgCCGATAATCAATAGATCACATCGTCTAGCGTAAAAAAGATGGTGTAACATGTCGCTCAACTATCGTAAGaacaaacaattattattattatccgaAGGTTAAGGCTGTCACACATGCAAATGCCCAACTACATTATAGCTATATAAAGGCAGGGTTGTTTAGATCAAATTACATCAGTCTCTCTATCTTTTCGTCTGGGTAAGAACAACCACTGCACCAATTCAACTATGAACTCCATGGTAAGTCCAGTTTCAATTAGTTTGAACTTACTAATCCAGCTCCTGGCAGCTCGTAGCTTTCTTCGTGGTCTGCGTGGCAGCCTACAGCCAAGCCTCAATCCTAGGCTTAGGCGCCACCCTCGTGGGGCCCGGTAATCCTGGTGCATTGATCACTGGACCTGCAGCTGAAGCTAAGTTGCTGGGACCTGATGGCAGTGCCATTGCCGCAGCCGCCCAAGCCGGAGCCGTAGCTGCTTCCCCCATTGGAGGAGGTGAGGTTCCGGATTAAGTGTAGTTTTGAGTGAGCTCGTGATTGTTTTGCAGGCGTGGTGAGTGGTGCCGTAGCCCCCGGATCCATCGCCCTTGGCCTGGGACACGGAGGTTTGCTCTTGGGTTAACTCCCGAGCGATCTGACGTTGGCTGATTCGGTTGTGatctaatttttgtttaaactaAGTTCGTAATATACAAGTTTCCTACTGAGTTGTGTTTGTTGGTTAATACACCGGGAATCAGTGCAGAGCCAGAATAGTGTTAAACAGCCGCGGTTACCGCCGGGATTCCCCGTTTGATCACCATTACACGAGGCAGCCAATTAGTACTacttaaatttgaacaattttgcCACTACGAACACAACTAATTCCGTTTTCATCATCGCGCTATAATAGGTTGTTTGTTGTTAGCCGAGTACCCACGGGTTCTCATCCTTATCAATAATAACAGTTTTTTCTATTCTCCATACAAAGGCTGATAGCCTACAAAAGGAtcttagtttttattaattatttatgattaattACATTAAGGTTCTGTGGAGACCATTGGCGTGGTCAGACCAGCTCCCTCAAATTCCAATTGCAAGAGAGAACGCAAGTGAAAGGGACAAGACGAAGGAAATCATGTTCTTAGCGTGAATTAAAACGGGGAATTAGCACACGGCTTAAAACTcatattaattgtttaaatggtttaaacGGCAAATTATTGCATCCTATACCGGCAATTTGCATTTGAAGATGCGTCAAGCAAGCTATAATTAATAGGATCGGCAAATATGGTTGGGTCAGTTAGATCattattttctcatatttattCGGTAAGCGATCGTCACCTGATGGgcttaaaaggaaattttatagaaTGCTGCTTTTCGAACTATAATTAGCTTTCCGTAGAAACGCTCATTATTGGAAaaatccccccccccccccccaccCCCAAGAGCGCATATGCTCCAACATCAACCACCAACCACCCTTCAGCTAAAGATGCCACTTGCggctaaaatttgaaacttttcaaAACCGCAACCGCTGTTTCCTGGTTTCCATCATTTTCACTGTTTCCATTAATTTAGTCCATAAacattacataataaaaatccGTTTGTCGAGAACCAACCAATAGGGAGACGCTGTGAAACGTTGCCGCTAATTTATAAGGTGCTCAAGATCCGTGTGAAGATGAGTCAAaagtgaatcaccctgtagcTACAGGGATATCCCATCTCGCACAATAATATGGCGAGGTCATCATAATTCGTGTTGGAATATAAAAATCAGCGACGATAATCCGCTATTATTAGTAAACTTTGATCATCTCTAAGAGCATCTAGGTCCAGTGAATAAACCAGTGAAAAGATGCAAAAATTTTTGGTAAGTTCCATATAATCAAAAACTCGGAAAATCCCTTCaccaaaaaatcgaatttagtGTTTGGCAGTAGCGCTGCTGCTTGCCTTTGCGACCTCAACGGCTTTGCCCCACTACGGGGGAGGATGTCCGGGAGCCTGCTCGGGAGGAGCTGGAGGGTACTCCTCTGGGGGAGGAGGCACACTAATTCAAGGTCCCAGTGCAAGTGCCACTGTCATTGGGCCTAGTGACCCAGGGGCCACGATTC includes:
- the LOC136413058 gene encoding cuticle protein 65-like — its product is MNGLIIALATLSVAYAAPSGVVLGHGLGLGLGLGHGIALAGPVAHGAVIAGPAAHGATVVGPSTLGAAVVGPSTHGATIVGASAGHSAIVGPAVGHGAVIGSGLGLGVGLGHGVGLAHGVSVVGPPTVPATIAGPAGAIHADGLWGPTLAHGHGGHW
- the LOC136413043 gene encoding calphotin-like isoform X1; protein product: MHFEVIFLLLFGFSYAAPHAGLPLLGPGGGGIFKGPDSETIIRGPDGSEITSEQLGGVVVKEDGLSEQPIIVAEPEVSALGPIVASTAAPILAPVIASVAPPLSVPISVPVAPPLVSAAVGIKPIEIVQQDPHIIETEIIEAPDVEPEQSSDLEGPSGRIITKGSASVISGPASTTITEPRKIIVAPPKIAVSLHETPYVASLPSLTVSTLAPLPAVAASPTLISSTEIPLDLGHSTAVPLSGLSSTIDSKSIDLGIGNAAGAPLVEYSSSNGVISGGIGGLISSTSAPLISSTILPLPAADLVAPAAPIALAPSTNIQRIPKIVDSIAADGRIDMGDSLYQTPAYKLPHVLSSALSRFYRKASLKNTDRVVIDDKMGELLQNEISDLSQTEYLGPALAQGGIDTSQINLAQVPLSQVSKIGDGAYSYETGLGGGVRWDSRYKRDNFDQAKK
- the LOC136412937 gene encoding uncharacterized protein; this translates as MNSMLVAFFVVCVAAYSQASILGLGATLVGPGNPGALITGPAAEAKLLGPDGSAIAAAAQAGAVAASPIGGGVVSGAVAPGSIALGLGHGGLLLG
- the LOC136413043 gene encoding calphotin-like isoform X2; this encodes MHFEVIFLLLFGFSYAAPHAGLPLLGPGGGGIFKGPDSETIIRGPDGSEITSEQLGGVVVKEDGLSEQPIIVAEPEVSALGPIVASTAAPILAPVIASVAPPLSVPISVPVAPPLVSAAVGIKPIEIVQQDPHIIETEIIEAPDVEPEQSSDLEGPSGRIITKGSASVISGPASTTITEPRKIIVAPPKIAVSLHETPYVASLPSLTVSTLAPLPAVAASPTLISSTEIPLDLGHSTAVPLSGLSSTIDSKSIDLGIGNAAGAPLVEYSSSNGVISGGIGGLISSTSAPLISSTILPLPAADLVAPAAPIALAPSTNIQRIPKIVDSIAADGRIGELLQNEISDLSQTEYLGPALAQGGIDTSQINLAQVPLSQVSKIGDGAYSYETGLGGGVRWDSRYKRDNFDQAKK
- the LOC136412936 gene encoding uncharacterized protein, whose protein sequence is MKYLLVLFALSTIYQAHAKPSWLGPLGLIGSAAPGIVLKGPSAATSLLGPDGSAITASAIGGTVAAGPALGGVVSAPLLTPTVLAAPALAAPAGAVLAGPSGTVISSPWGAPVIAGPSKVLGGWIG